The sequence GCACGAGATGACGCTGGCGCAGCCACCAGAAGGTACGCAGAGCCGCCAGCACGGTGAGCACGCTCGGCACGATCATCGTCAGCCAGTCCGGCGCCACGTTCACAAAGGTGTAGGCGACGGCGATCGTGTTGCTCATGAGGATGAAGTAGAGCAGCGGGATCTGCTTGGAGAAGGCGTCGAACTGCGCGCGCGTCAGGTCCGGATTGTCGGCCGGCACGCGAAACAGCCGCGTCGCGGCGGCGATATGAGACTTCAAATTGGCGACAGGCATTGCAATACGCGCCCCGGATCCCTTCAAAACGGGAGCGATCTTGCACGGCAGGGGTAAAGGGCGCGTTAGACGGGTTCCATGCGGAAAGGCCAGTACAGGTTGCACGCGGCCGCAGGAATTTCCGGCCGCGTGCATTGGTGAGGCCGCGTTAACGATACGAGGCGGGGGAAGCGAGCCTTATCAACTGCAAAGTGCTGCAGAGCCGCGGCTACACTCTGCTAACCATGGCGCCGGCACAACGTGTTGCCGACCCCCCTCCGTCGCTGGGGAGAGGCGGGCAGCACCTGCCGGCCGCTATTTCTTCTCCAGCGCGGCGGTCTGCTTCGCGAGCTGCTTGTCGAATTCCTCGGAGAGGCTGGTTGCGTAAGTTGCGAGCTCGCCCGGCTTGACGAACGCGTTCGGTGCGCCGTCCTTCATCTCCGCGCGCTTGGCCTGCATGCCATAGACTTCCGGATGCGGTCCGAGCAGCACGTCGATCTTCATCGCCTTCACCTTGTCGTAGGTCGCACGGTAGTCATCGACGATGCCGGGATAGGTGGGCTGGCCGACCAGGCGGTTCAGCGCCACCGTGCCGCTACAGAAAAACAGCACTTCGCGATCCTCCCTGCCGTCCTTGACGGTCATCTCCCAGCTGGTGCAACCCGGCGAATGGCCGGGCGTTGCATGCGCGGTGAGCGTTGTGTCGCCAAGCGTGACCTTGTCGCCTTCCTTGATGGTACGGTCGACCTTCACCGCGGGGAAGGCGAGAT is a genomic window of Bradyrhizobium sp. CB1717 containing:
- the blaBJP gene encoding BJP family subclass B3 metallo-beta-lactamase, whose amino-acid sequence is MRRLAAALCALALLSTGAQARTIKDFLAIAMKNWTAPFEPFQLIGNIYYVGTDGIAVYVIKTSQGLILMDTAMPQSTGMIKDNIAKLGFKVADIKIILNSHAHLDHTGGFAEIKKETGAQLIAGERDKPLLEGGYYPGDEKNEDLAFPAVKVDRTIKEGDKVTLGDTTLTAHATPGHSPGCTSWEMTVKDGREDREVLFFCSGTVALNRLVGQPTYPGIVDDYRATYDKVKAMKIDVLLGPHPEVYGMQAKRAEMKDGAPNAFVKPGELATYATSLSEEFDKQLAKQTAALEKK